In one window of Catalinimonas alkaloidigena DNA:
- a CDS encoding RagB/SusD family nutrient uptake outer membrane protein yields the protein MKYLNTLACLFTVALLTSCNEDFLDRPPLSQIVDANFYQNADQVLASTAPLYNQVWFAYNDKASHGLGDARGGVLTSGSYQLENILFNTTPTTGENVSAWRSFYNAVGQANTVIKNVNLYASENVPEDIKQHAIAEARFMRGLAYSYLVQNWGAVPIIVDNTTLLQDTTITRNTVESVWEFVIRDMRFATEHLPGAPVQPGRLDRWAAEGMLAKMYLTRAGISGTRNQTDLDSAAYFAKRVIDNSGASLLPNYEDLFLTRNNNNAESLFALQWTYNGDWGTQNSVQAFLAYSSEITGFADGWGGDIGASYYMLEQYEGLMENGVTNDKRRKATFMFPGDHYAYIHQRLPGSDATQELEVPINTAQVEGQDVRGNTRAWVKKYVVGRPEDNDGRVMQQRTEINTYMLRLADVYLIYAEAVLDQNPAEALKYYNAVHQRAGLEPKESITWDDIFKERLLEFAMEGQLWYDFVRLHYYDPAKAYQLLGDQERGFFVVEPDQLEDPTAWTITLTESRKVNVTSGNFELPIPAIELSTAPNLRKPPVPYDFNQ from the coding sequence ATGAAGTATCTAAATACACTAGCCTGCCTGTTTACGGTGGCGCTATTGACCAGTTGTAACGAAGATTTTCTGGACCGACCGCCGCTGTCGCAGATTGTGGATGCCAACTTCTACCAGAACGCCGATCAGGTGCTGGCCAGCACGGCTCCTCTCTACAACCAGGTGTGGTTCGCGTACAACGACAAAGCCTCGCACGGCCTCGGCGATGCGCGCGGTGGCGTTTTGACCTCGGGTTCTTACCAATTGGAGAACATTCTGTTCAACACCACCCCCACTACTGGCGAAAACGTCAGTGCTTGGCGTTCGTTCTACAACGCCGTGGGGCAGGCCAACACGGTTATCAAAAACGTGAACCTGTACGCCAGTGAGAACGTCCCCGAGGACATCAAGCAGCACGCCATTGCCGAAGCGCGTTTCATGCGCGGTCTGGCGTATTCGTACCTGGTGCAGAACTGGGGAGCGGTGCCAATCATTGTGGACAACACGACCCTGTTGCAGGATACAACCATTACGCGCAACACCGTAGAAAGCGTGTGGGAGTTCGTGATCCGCGACATGCGTTTTGCGACCGAACATCTGCCCGGTGCGCCGGTGCAGCCGGGTCGCCTGGATCGGTGGGCTGCCGAAGGCATGCTGGCGAAAATGTACCTGACCCGTGCGGGCATCAGCGGCACGCGCAACCAGACGGACCTGGACAGCGCCGCTTACTTTGCTAAGCGGGTGATCGACAACAGCGGAGCGTCGCTGTTACCGAACTACGAAGACCTGTTTCTGACCAGGAACAACAACAACGCCGAGAGTCTGTTCGCCCTGCAGTGGACGTACAACGGCGACTGGGGCACCCAGAACAGTGTGCAAGCTTTCTTGGCATACAGCTCCGAAATCACCGGCTTTGCCGACGGTTGGGGTGGCGACATCGGTGCTTCCTACTACATGCTGGAGCAATACGAAGGCCTGATGGAAAACGGCGTGACCAACGACAAGCGCCGCAAGGCTACGTTCATGTTCCCGGGCGATCATTATGCTTACATTCACCAGCGCCTGCCCGGTAGCGATGCCACGCAGGAACTGGAAGTGCCGATCAATACGGCGCAGGTCGAGGGTCAGGATGTGCGGGGTAACACACGCGCCTGGGTGAAGAAGTACGTGGTGGGCCGTCCGGAAGACAACGACGGACGCGTGATGCAACAGCGCACGGAGATCAACACGTACATGCTCCGCCTGGCCGACGTGTACCTGATCTACGCCGAAGCCGTTCTGGATCAGAACCCGGCCGAAGCGCTCAAGTACTACAACGCCGTGCACCAGCGCGCCGGTCTTGAGCCGAAAGAGTCGATTACCTGGGACGACATCTTCAAAGAGCGTTTACTGGAGTTTGCCATGGAAGGACAGCTTTGGTACGATTTCGTGCGGCTGCACTATTACGATCCGGCCAAAGCGTATCAACTTTTGGGCGATCAGGAACGCGGCTTCTTTGTGGTCGAGCCCGATCAGCTGGAAGATCCGACCGCCTGGACCATCACGCTGACCGAGTCGCGGAAGGTGAACGTAACCTCCGGCAATTTCGAGCTGCCCATTCCGGCCATCGAACTTTCCACCGCGCCGAACCTGCGCAAACCTCCTGTTCCTTACGACTTCAATCAATAA
- a CDS encoding glycan-binding surface protein — MKRHTFSLVRLNALLCLLLTGSMALLSSCDNEEVGAPPVIERVRFTDPASADTSLTQTTLGSVLVIVGQHLSSTQYVLMNDYRVSINSAYATDQHLIVNVPDSVPTVAQNPNVPNTITVVNAFGQASYDFQILPPAPIIEQVSSQYVKEGQTITIFGRYFYFIESIIFPGGVEATDYTAASNGGTIRVTVPAGVDPTDGDLVVNTQSGSSAATLATRLYDGEGIVSNFDDKVNFGWGIAPTNITNSTPNGVIQPLDENFAMINTTLPENWGWSNDKVINLVDWGGAQIYPTEPAEEYSPDLPLADFVIKMEVAVSADAALFSGIQLQVWTDNATEEVSVNIELGDFIRTTDGTWYTVTIPLQDLRGRTSGNPLANYGALIAGNAGGQHQLRVVIENPTPTPVPVVMTIDNIRVENTKIR; from the coding sequence ATGAAACGACATACATTTTCTTTAGTACGGCTCAATGCCCTCCTTTGCCTGCTGTTGACGGGAAGTATGGCGTTACTCTCTTCGTGCGACAACGAAGAAGTAGGCGCGCCCCCGGTCATCGAACGGGTACGGTTTACCGATCCGGCTTCGGCCGACACGTCGCTGACGCAGACGACCCTGGGCAGCGTTCTGGTGATTGTCGGACAGCACCTTTCCAGCACACAGTACGTGCTGATGAACGATTACCGCGTTTCCATCAACTCGGCGTACGCCACCGATCAGCACCTGATTGTCAACGTGCCGGACAGCGTCCCGACCGTAGCACAAAACCCGAATGTACCGAACACCATTACGGTGGTGAATGCCTTCGGACAGGCGTCGTACGATTTCCAGATCCTGCCGCCGGCTCCGATCATTGAGCAGGTCAGCAGCCAGTACGTGAAAGAAGGCCAGACGATTACGATATTCGGTCGGTATTTCTACTTCATTGAGAGCATCATCTTCCCCGGGGGCGTTGAAGCCACGGATTATACGGCCGCTTCGAACGGCGGCACCATCCGGGTTACTGTCCCGGCGGGGGTAGATCCTACCGATGGCGATCTGGTCGTTAACACGCAGAGTGGATCGTCGGCCGCGACGCTGGCCACCCGCCTCTACGATGGGGAAGGCATCGTCAGCAACTTCGACGACAAGGTAAATTTCGGATGGGGCATTGCTCCTACCAACATCACCAACTCGACGCCCAACGGGGTGATTCAACCATTGGACGAAAACTTCGCCATGATCAACACCACGCTTCCCGAAAACTGGGGCTGGTCGAACGACAAAGTAATCAACCTCGTGGATTGGGGCGGCGCACAGATTTACCCGACTGAACCCGCGGAAGAATACAGCCCGGATCTGCCGCTTGCCGACTTCGTCATCAAAATGGAAGTTGCCGTTTCGGCCGACGCGGCCCTGTTCTCCGGCATTCAATTGCAAGTGTGGACGGACAACGCCACCGAAGAAGTTTCGGTTAACATCGAACTCGGCGACTTTATCCGTACGACGGATGGCACATGGTACACGGTGACGATACCGCTGCAAGACCTGCGCGGCAGAACTTCCGGCAACCCGCTGGCCAACTACGGCGCCTTGATCGCGGGTAATGCCGGTGGGCAGCACCAACTCCGCGTCGTTATTGAGAACCCGACTCCTACTCCGGTACCTGTGGTGATGACCATCGACAACATCCGGGTAGAAAACACCAAGATCCGTTAA